A region of Tepidimicrobium xylanilyticum DNA encodes the following proteins:
- a CDS encoding DUF2577 domain-containing protein, which translates to MIQIIKQAAIEAVENSSPMSIAYGTVTKINPLEINVEQRMNIKGNMILLTSNVIDSEVEVEINDMTEEALTSPYNHKHEYKGTKKHIHKKGLKVGEKVLLIRVQGGQKYIVLDRLVSA; encoded by the coding sequence ATGATACAAATTATAAAACAAGCTGCTATAGAGGCCGTAGAAAATAGTTCGCCAATGAGTATAGCTTATGGTACTGTTACGAAAATAAACCCTTTAGAAATCAATGTAGAACAGCGTATGAATATAAAAGGGAATATGATACTCCTTACTTCTAATGTTATTGATAGTGAAGTAGAGGTTGAGATTAATGACATGACAGAAGAAGCTCTTACTAGCCCTTATAACCATAAACACGAGTACAAAGGCACAAAGAAACATATTCATAAGAAAGGATTAAAGGTAGGGGAGAAAGTCTTACTGATACGAGTACAAGGAGGACAAAAATACATTGTCCTAGATAGGTTGGTGAGTGCATGA
- a CDS encoding DUF2634 domain-containing protein, protein MIPKIENIPIGEELEVVEEPTYTWKIDFENKRIVGYTDGLEAMKQAIYLILNTERYRYLIYDWNHGVELADLFGKDKAYAYSELKRRIREALIADDRITDVSDFEFESIDRNTILATFTVHTVFGDIKASREVEI, encoded by the coding sequence ATGATACCTAAAATTGAAAACATACCGATTGGCGAGGAATTGGAAGTAGTAGAAGAACCTACTTATACTTGGAAAATAGATTTTGAAAACAAACGAATAGTAGGCTATACAGATGGATTAGAAGCAATGAAACAAGCTATATATCTAATATTAAATACTGAAAGATATAGGTATTTGATCTATGATTGGAATCATGGAGTAGAATTAGCTGACTTATTTGGTAAAGATAAGGCCTATGCTTATTCAGAGTTAAAAAGAAGAATCAGAGAAGCCTTGATAGCTGATGATAGAATCACTGATGTATCCGATTTTGAATTTGAATCTATAGACAGAAACACTATATTAGCAACATTCACAGTACACACAGTATTTGGAGATATAAAAGCCTCTAGGGAGGTGGAAATATAA